From Plectropomus leopardus isolate mb chromosome 4, YSFRI_Pleo_2.0, whole genome shotgun sequence, the proteins below share one genomic window:
- the si:dkey-30k22.5 gene encoding lecithin retinol acyltransferase family protein, with protein sequence MFLYKLLSFFFVASKKEDDSKHDLSLYKRGDLLEVPRTLFTHFGIYLGDNRVAHLIPDFLPVISKNKSAIAKMVTNNRLLLGVITKVASIRVDSVADFAYGSEILINHMDKVCSQPPLDGDEVARRAEKLLGSVTYSLLWYNCEHYVMYCRYGMAISYQTYQFCTTVRKIVFSRMSAYLTALCGAGTMLYLGCVTPVTVVTTLLISFTIWMAA encoded by the exons ATGTTCCTTTACAAACTCCTCAGCtttttctttgtagcttccaaaAAGGAGGACGACTCTAAACATGACTTGTCCCTTTACAAGCGTGGGGATTTATTAGAAGTCCCCAGGACGTTATTCACACATTTTGGCATCTACTTGGGGGACAATCGCGTGGCTCATCTCATCCCGGACTTCCTTCCAGTAATTTCCAAGAATAAATCTGCCATTGCCAAGATGGTAACAAATAATCGTCTTCTGCTGGGGGTTATCACTAAGGTTGCCAGCATCAGAGTGGACTCTGTGGCGGACTTTGCTTACGGCTCAGAGATTCTGATTAACCACATGGACAAGGTGTGCAGCCAGCCTCCTCTGGACGGGGACGAGGTGGCCAGAAGAGCTGAGAAACTCCTGGGCTCTGTCACCTACAGCTTACTGTGGTACAACTGTGAACACTATGTCATGTACTGCAGATATGGCATGGCCATCAGCTACCAGACATACCAG ttCTGCACGACGGTACGGAAGATTGTTTTCAGCAGGATGAGCGCCTATTTGACTGCACTGTGTGGCGCAGGAACTATGCTGTATCTGGGCTGTGTGACACCAGTGACAGTTGTAACAACCCTTCTCATCTCATTCACCATCTGGATGGCAGCCTAA
- the lrata gene encoding lecithin retinol acyltransferase a: protein MLQLLTFLVEKLSLFSNFKLFESSWSDGEEREQHAQRGPPLPLRRGDLLEVPRTLFTHYGIYLGDNKVAHLIPDILPVLTNDQKLISSVITNKRLILGCMYRCATVRVDTLEDFAYGSNILINRMDKMMKNQAFPNEDVAKRAEKLIGAIPYSLLWYNCEHFVTQCRYGAAASRQTEQFCECLKSIIRDQRSVIVTGLLGMISIICFGMAPSTTLPTILIPFTLWMAG from the exons ATGCTGCAGCTGTTGACATTCCTGGTGGAGAagctctctcttttctccaaCTTCAAACTTTTTGAATCCAGCTGGTCGGACGGAGAGGAGCGGGAGCAGCACGCGCAGCGCGGCCCCCCTCTGCCCCTCCGGAGGGGAGACCTGCTGGAGGTCCCCAGAACCCTCTTCACCCACTACGGCATTTATTTAGGTGACAACAAAGTTGCTCACCTGATCCCTGACATCCTGCCCGTGCTCACAAACGACCAGAAGCTCATCAGCTCTGTCATCACGAACAAGAGGCTCATTCTCGGCTGCATGTACAGGTGTGCCACAGTGCGCGTGGACACTTTAGAGGACTTTGCATATGGCTCCAACATACTGATAAACCGCATGGATAAGATGATGAAAAATCAAGCGTTTCCAAATGAAGACGTCGCGAAGAGAGCTGAAAAACTCATTGGAGCGATTCCGTACAGTCTGCTGTGGTATAACTGTGAACACTTTGTCACACAGTGCAGATACGGAGCTGCAGCGAGCCGGCAAACAGAGCAG tTCTGTGAGTGCTTGAAATCGATCATCAGAGACCAGCGCAGCGTGATTGTCACAGGCCTGCTTGGAATGATCTCGATCATCTGTTTTGGCATGGCACCGTCAACAACATTACCCACAATCCTTATTCCCTTTACTCTGTGGATGGCTGGTTAA
- the fgg gene encoding fibrinogen gamma chain: MAPSFLAATGGLLLLFAFSSAQTRGDNTARCFPNDGFGTYCPTTCGVADYMSRYLPVVERDLDYMEDQLEAIANLTQGADQTIVDINTSVTHVKKSSPSDSYYKKSRSIEDDIIQFQKTISIQEQQIYQLQTLMTDNEKKISNLRTLSVQLQQKCSEPCTDEVEIQSFTGTDCQDIANKGATTSGLYFVKPEKSPEQFLVYCEIDSFRRGFTVIQRRRDGSVDFGKNWIQYKNGFGYLSPDDTTEFWLGNEKLHLLTATTTIPTVLRIELVDWDGNKKYADYNMFRVGPEIDQYRMTYGYYFGGDAGDAFDGFDFGDDPSDKFYTSHNGMQFSTADKDNDKYDGNCAQQDSSGWWMNRCHAAHLNGKYYQGGRYTQKDAGEFGFDNGIIWVTWHDRWYSLKETTMKLIPLSRITAGGQQSAVKEFGGLGDS, from the exons ATGGCTCCATCCTTTCTTGCAGCGACAGGAGGACTTCTGTTACTTTTCGCCTTCTCATCAGCA CAAACCAGAGGAGACAACACTGCAAGATGCTTCCCAAATGACGGCTTT GGAACGTACTGTCCTACAACATGTGGAGTGGCTGATTACATGTCGAGATATCTGCCTGTAGTGGAGCGGGATTTGGATTACATGGAAGACCAACTTGAGGCAATTGCCAATTTAACCCAGGGGGCCGACCAAACAATTGTTGACATTAATACTTCTGTTACTCATGTTAAAAAATCCTCCCCGTCAG ACTCATACTACAAAAAGTCAAGAAGTATAGAGGATGATATCATTCAATTTCAAAAGACCATCAGCATACAGGAGCAGCAAATATA TCAACTTCAGACTTTAATGACAGACAACGAGAAGAAAATATCAAACTTGAGAACACTCTCCGTCCAGCTGCAGCAAAAATGCAGTGAGCCTTGCACGGACGAGGTTGAGATTCAGAGCTTCACAggaacag aCTGCCAGGATATTGCAAACAAAGGTGCCACCACCAGTGGTCTTTATTTTGTGAAGCCAGAGAAATCCCCGGAGCAGTTCCTTGTCTATTGTGAGATCGACAGCTTTCGACGCGGCTTCACAGTAATACAGAGG AGACGTGATGGCAGCGTGGACTTCGGTAAGAACTGGATTCAGTACAAGAATGGCTTTGGCTATCTTTCACCAGATGACACCACAGAGTTCTGGCTCGGTAACGAGAAGCTCCATCTCCTGACGGCTACCACCACCATCCCAACTGTACTGAGGATAGAGCTTGTTGACTGGGATGGCAACAAAAA gtatgCTGACTACAACATGTTCAGAGTTGGACCAGAGATCGACCAGTACCGTATGACATATGGCTACTATTTTGGAGGCGATGCTGGAGACGCTTTTGATGGCTTTGACTTTGGGGATGATCCCAGCGACAAGTTCTACACCTCTCACAATGGCATGCAGTTTAGCACCGCCGACAAGGACAACGACAAGTATGATGGCAACTGTGCTCAGCAGGACAGCTCTGGCTGGTGGATGAACAGATGTCATGCTGCACATTTGAACGGCAAATACTACCAGG GTGGCAGGTACACACAAAAGGATGCAGGTGAATTCGGCTTTGACAATGGCATTATTTGGGTCACATGGCACGACCGCTGGTATTCGTTGAAGGAGACCACCATGAAGCTCATTCCCCTCAGCCGCATCACAGCAGGCGGACAGCAGTCTGCAGTGAAAGAGTTTGGCGGACTTGGAGATTCTTAA